A region from the Microcebus murinus isolate Inina chromosome 3, M.murinus_Inina_mat1.0, whole genome shotgun sequence genome encodes:
- the LOC142870093 gene encoding serine/threonine-protein phosphatase 2A 56 kDa regulatory subunit epsilon isoform-like, which produces MSSAPAAPPSVDKVDGFSRKSVRKARQKRSQSPSQFRSQGKLIELTPLPLLQDVASSEQPELFLKKLQQCCVIFDFMDTLSDLKMKEYKRSTLNELVDYITISRGCLTEQTYPEVVRMVSSFFSPRTLLSIFHSDSQVYLLQSEVIGGHLHK; this is translated from the coding sequence ATGTCCTCAGCACCAGCTGCTCCTCCATCGGTGGATAAAGTAGACGGATTTTCTCGGAAGTCCGTCAGAAAAGCTAGACAGAAGAGGTCGCAAAGTCCCTCACAGTTTAGGTCTCAAGGCAAGCTTATAGAGTTAACTCCTCTGCCACTGCTACAAGACGTTGCATCCTCAGAGCAGCCTGAACTGTTCCTAAAGAAACTTCAGCAGTGCTGTGTCATTTTTGACTTCATGGACACGCTATCTGatcttaaaatgaaagaatacaaGCGCTCCACTCTTAATGAACTGGTGGACTACATTACAATAAGCAGAGGCTGTTTGACAGAGCAGACTTACCCTGAAGTAGTTAGAATGGTGAGTTCCTTTTTTTCGCCACGGACACTTCTAAGCATCTTCCATAGCGATTCACAGGTGTATTTATTGCAGAGTGAGGTCATTGGAGGTCACCTCCACAAATGA
- the LOC105865386 gene encoding T-cell activation inhibitor, mitochondrial-like: MFCHLRPVRRLCLEKIFSPWFVYSRALSAAEAVNALRPFYFAVHPDFFGQHPKEREVNENSLKTLSVYLENLQKPSFKSLKPTQLRFYVRGTDQNSSDGHELFSTSGFRAVKFTLHTRDLLSTALYILNSCSLSIEHIQSSNTNVHSQPLKEAKRMSDRPIKWDNSYYSFTGFRDPDEDLEQVSRMETTLTSWLDNNGKSAVKKLKHSLPLRKELDRLKDELSHQLQLSDIRWQRSWGIAHRCSQLHSLGRLAQQNLETLKKAKGCTVLFTDHSGVSTVGHVVLGTMDVHHYWVKLFERLPSYFDLQRKLMLLEDQISYLLGGIQVVYIDELQPVLTLEEYYSLLDVFYNRILENRMPFHSQSLCGLQMILNSDRYAPSLHELGHFNIPVLCDLANLQWFILTKAQQARENMKRKEELKVIENELIQVSTRKFSLEKLYKEPSISSIQMADCCKRLLEQSLPYLHGMHLCVSHFYSVMQDRDLCIPWNWKNGEAIK; encoded by the exons ATGTTTTGCCACCTGAGACCTGTGAGGAGGTTATGTCTAGAGAAGATATTTTCACCCTGGTTTGTCTACTCAAGAGCTTTATCAGCAGCTGAAGCAGTCAACGCTTTGAGGCCTTTCTATTTTGCAGTCCATCCAGATTTCTTTGGACAGCACCCCAAAGAAAGGGAAGTCAATGAAAATTCTCTCAAGACATTAAGTGTCTACTTAGAAAACCTCCAGAAGCCAAGCTTCAAGTCTTTGAAACCAACTCAGCTTAGGTTTTATGTAAGAGGAACAGACCAGAATTCCTCTGATGGCCACGAACTGTTTAGTACTTCTGGATTTCGAGCAGTCAAATTTACTTTGCACACCAGAGATCTGCTAAGCACAGCATTATATATTCTCAACTCCTGCAGTTTATCTATTGAACATATCCAAAGCTCGAATACTAATGTGCATTCTCAGCCACTCAAAGAAGCTAAAAGGATGTCTGACAGGCCCATCAAATGGGACAACTCTTATTACTCCTTCACTGGATTCAGGGACCCTGATGAAGACCTTGAACAAGTCTCAAGAATGGAAACGACCCTAACATCCTGGTTAGATAATAACGGAAAAAGCGCTGTTAAAAAGTTGAAACATAGTTTGCCACTTAGAAAAGAACTAGATCGTTTAAAAGATGAAct gtCTCATCAATTGCAACTGTCAGATATCAGGTGGCAGAGGAGCTGGGGCATCGCCCATCGCTGTAGCCAGCTGCACAGTTTAGGCCGATTAGCACAACAGAACTTGGAAACACTTAAGAAAGCAAAAGGATGCACCGTCCTATTCACAGACCATTCTGGCGTGAGTACAGTGGGCCATGTGGTGCTGGGAACGATGGATGTCCATCACTACTGGGTGAAGCTTTTTGAAAGATTGCCAAGTTATTTTGACCTTCAGAGGAAGCTGATGCTTTTAGAAGACCAAATAAGCTATCTTTTAGGTGGCATACAAGTTGTTTATATCGACGAATTACAGCCAGTATTGACACTTGAAGAATATTACTCTCTTCTTGATGTGTTCTATAATAGGATACTGGAAAATAGAATGCCTTTTCACTCTCAAAGTCTGTGTGGTTTACAAATGATCCTTAACAGTGACAGATATGCTCCAAGCCTGCATGAACTCGGGCATTTCAACATCCCAGTACTCTGTGATTTAGCAAATCTCCAATGGTTTATTCTCACCAAAGCTCAGCAGGCAAGAGAgaacatgaaaagaaaggaagagttaaAGGTTATTGAGAATGAATTGATACAGGTTTCAACAAGGAAATTTTCTCTGGAGAAGTTATATAAGGAGCCCAGCATTTCTAGTATACAAATGGCGGATTGCTGTAAGAGACTTCTAGAACAATCACTGCCTTATCTACATGGGATGCACCTGTGTGTTTCACATTTTTACTCTGTTATGCAAGACAGAGACCTTTGTATTCCTTGGAATTGGAAGAATGGAGAAGCCATTAAGtaa